The Halanaerobium saccharolyticum subsp. saccharolyticum DSM 6643 genomic sequence CAATACTGGGACTTAGATAATGATGTAATAAAACTTGGGATTAAGGTTAAGCTCTAGGGGGATGAAATGGATAATTATCAGGCTGAAGAACTTATAAAATATATAAAAAAATTTAAAGATAAAAAAATTATGGTTTTAGGTGATTTAATAGCAGATAAGTTTATTATTGCAGATCCAGAGCGGCTTTCGCGGGAAGCACCGGTTTTGATTTTAAAACATCAGCAGGAAAAAATTCTGCCTGGTGGTGGTGCTAATGCAGCAGCTAACATTGCAAGTCTGGGAGCTCAGGTTGATCTGCTGGGAGTTGTAGGGGATGATTTATCTGCAGCAGCATTAAAAAAAGAATTGAATCAAAGAAATATTATTACTGATGGCATTTTTAAAGACAGCGGCCGTCCCACTGCTGAAAAAACAAGGATTTTAGCAGGTGGAGAACAGATAGTCAGACAGCAGGTTGTTAGGGTTGACAAAGTTAAGAGCTTTGATATCAGCGCTGAATTGAGTGATAAATTGAACAGCTATTTAGAAAAAAATATTGCTGAGAGTGATGCTATATTATTTTCTGATTATGGGAATGGGATTTTCAATCAGGATACCACTTCTAAATTTGTTAAAACTGCTGCAGCTGCTGGCAAATATTCTGCTGTAGATAGTCGTTACCAGCTACCCCAATTTAAGGGATCAGTAATTGCTACTCCAAATTTGGAAGAGGCATCTGAAATTTATGGATCTCAACTAAAAAGCCAGGCTGAAGTAGAAAAAGCTGGTTTAAAAATGAGAAAAGAACTAGAACTAAAGTATTTATTAATAACTCAGGGTGGAGATGGAATGACTCTTTTTGCGCCTGGAGATAAAATAGAACATATACCAGCAGCTAATTTTTCCGAAGTTTTTGATGTAACTGGAGCTGGTGATACAGTAGTTGGGACTTTAATCTTAGCACTTGCTGCAGGAGCAGCAGTCGAAATAGCAATTAGAATTGCTAATTATGCTGCGGGAATTGTTGTTCGCAAAAGTGGAGTTGCTGCAGTTACAGCTGAGGAACTAATCAGGGAAGTGAATAAAAATGACAGCTAAAATTATGGAATTAGATGAGCTAAAAGCCGAAATTGAAGCAAAAAAAGATGCAGGAGAATTAATAGTTTTTACTAATGGCTGTTTTGATATTTTACATGTCGGCCATATTCGTTATCTAAAAAAAGCAGCTGCTTTAGGAGATAAATTAGTGCTGGCTGTTAATAGTGATAGTTCTGTTAAGAAATTAAAAGGGGGAAATAGACCCTTTGTTCCAGAGCAGGAGAGATTGGAAATGCTTTCTGCTTTGGAGATGATTGACTATTTGGTGCTTTTTTCTGAGATTGACTGTAAGGCTTTACTGGAAGCAATAAAACCACAAATTTATGTTAAAGGTGGAGATTACAGAATTGAAGATCTCCCGGAAGCAGAAACAGTTTACAGTTATGGTGGGAAAATAGTCTTAATAACAGAGGTTAAAGGTAAATCAACAACTAATATAATAAAAAAGATAAGGCAGAGTAAAGATGAAAAATAATCAGCTTCATATTCTTATTCTGCTTACCCTCTTACTTTTAGGAGTTACAATGCTGGAATTAGGAATTTCATTTCAGGATCTAATTAGTTTTTGAGGGTAAACTAGTACCAGGATGGGGGGATACTCTTGTTTAAAGAGAAGGAAGAAGAAGAGATTATAGAAATGGCCCAGGCTGGAAATGACTTTGCAATTGAATATCTAATAGATCAAAATATGGATATAGTCTATGCTAAGGCTAGATTCTTTTTTATCAAAGGCCTGGATCGCGATGATGTAATTCAGGAAGGTAGAGTTGGTTTATATAAGGCAATTAGAGACTTTAAAGAAGGGAAAGGGGCTTCCTTTAGGGGCTTTTCACAGCTTTGTGTACACAGACAGCTGGTATCTGCAATTAAAAAAGCAAATAGACAGAAACATATGCCATTAAATACATCTGCTTCTCTTGATAAAAGCTTGGACTATGGTAATGAAACTGGCAGGACTTTCAACGAAATTTTACCAGATGAAGGCGAAGATCTAGAAAAAAAGTTTATCTGTCAGGAAACTCTAGTTACAATTATGGATGAGCTTTCAGAAGAGTTAACAGATTTAGAGTGGAATGTATTTATGCTTTATTTAAATAGCCAATCTTATCAAGAAATATCTGATGAACTTGAGATTAATGTAAAAACCGTTGATAATGCTCTCCAAAGAGCCAGGAAAAAGATTGATGATCTTCGTGAACATTACAATCTCAAAGGAGTTGTTAATTAAAATTGAAAGTACTTGATGTTTTAAAAGATTTAATTTATCCTGAAAAACCGGTCTGCCTGGCTTGTGGACGCAAATATGACCACTCAGAAATTGAAGGAATTTGTGATCGCTGTCTTTCGCGATTTTCATTTATTACAGAAGCCTGTCCAATCTGTGGTAGAGAAGTTGTGCCAGCAGTTTTAATTGAGGGGCAACACTGTCCAGAATGCAGCGAAGAGCGACCACCGTATAATTTTGCCCGCAGTGTTTTTACTTATTCAGGTTATGCAAGAGAGGTTTTATTAGAATATAAATATGGTCATCGACCTGATTTAGCGGGTCCTTTTTCCCAGATGTTATTTCTTTACTATGATGAATATTTTAAAGATCAAAATATAGATTATTTAATTCCAGTTCCGATGCACGGAGAACGCAAAAATTATCGTGGTTATAATCAGGCAGCAAGATTAGCTCAAGCACTTTCGAAAAAAATTAAAATTGAATATAAAGATGTTATTTCAAGAGTTAAAGACTCACTTCCACTTTATACACTGACTAAAAAGGCTAGAAAAATGGAGTTGGAAGGGGCTTTTCAACTTGAGGAAGACACTGATTCAGCTATTTTTAAGGATAAAAATATTTTAATTATTGATGATATTATCACCACCGGAACGACTTCTTCTGAAATATCTCACTTTATTTTAAAAGAAATGGAAGCTGCTAATGTCTATGTGTTGACAACAGCATCTGTTCCGGTAAAAATAGAATAATTAAAAGATTAAGCAGGAATTATATCTAATTTGTAGAATAATATAATATACAGAAGTAAAATATAACAATACTAATAGTTGTAAGAGAGGAGTGAGCTTCATGAAAATTATGACTTATGGTAAAAACATTGATGTTACCCCAGCTCTAAAGAAGCACGCAGAGGAGAAGGTGCGGAAACTAGAAAAGTATTTCAATGGAGAACCGATGGAAGTTCAGATCTCCATGGAAGTAGAAAAAGAAAGACATATTGTAGAAGTTACAGCTTTTGTTAAGGGTTTAATTCTACGAGGTGAAGAGGCTTCTGGCGATATGTATGCTTCTATTGATGGTGTAATGGATAAACTTGAGCGCCAGGTTAGAAAATATAAAACTAAAATTCATGATAGATACATCGAGAAAAAACAGGAATATAAAGAAGAATATAAGGAGAAGCGAAAAGAACAGGTTTTAAACCATCAGTTGGGTAATGATGAGGAAAATGTCGATACAGATGTTTTTGAACCTCAAATTGTGAGAACAAAACGCTTCCCAATGAAACCAATGAATGTAGAAGAGGCCTGTATGCAGATGGATCTCTTAGATCATGACTTCTTTGTTTTCCACAATGCTGATACAGAAGAAACCAATGTGGTTTATAAGCGTAAAGACGGACATTATGGCTTAATTGAGCCTACGTTTGGTTAATAATTAAATAATAATGATTTAATGAGGATGCTCTTAGTTGAGCATCCTTTTTTCAGTTCTTCAGCTTTTTTTAATATAGTTTAAATATCCTCAACTAAAACTAATGAAATTCTAATCATGAGAACTCCGGCTTTGATTGAGTTTTAAAGCCTAAGATGATATAATTATTTTGATTGAAATAATAAATGGCTATTAATTAGAGAAAACGATTAAAAATATAATCAAATGGATATTAAAGTTAACCTTAGGGAGGAAGATAAATGTTTGAGTTCCTCAAGAACTTATTTAAAGATGCAAATGAAAAAGAATTAGAGAAATTAGAACCGATTGTAGAGGAAATTAACTCTTTAGAGCCGGAAATGGAAGCTCTAAATAATCAGGAATTAAAAGCTAAAACTGAAGAATTTAAAAATAGATATCAGAATGGTGAAAGTCTGGATCAACTGCTGCCGGAGGCTTTTGCTGTAGTACGCGAAGCTTCTAAGAGGTCCACTGAAGCTGGATTTCGTCATTATGATGTACAGCTTTTAGGAGGAATTGTACTTCATCAGGGTAAAATTGCAGAAATGAAAACTGGTGAGGGTAAAACTTTAGCTGCAACTCTACCTGTCTATTTAAATGCTTTAAGCGGCAAAGGTGTACATGTAGTAACTGTTAATGATTATTTGGCCGAAAGAGATAGTGAATGGATGGGTCAGATTTATCGCTTTTTAGGAATGTCAGTTGGAGTAATTTTAAGTGGGATGTCTCCAGCCGAAAGGCGAGAGGCCTATAATTGTGATATCACCTATGGTACTAATAATGAATTTGGCTTTGATTATCTGCGTGATAATATGGCCTATAAGGAAGAAGATTTAGTCCAGCGGGAATATCACTATGCAATTTTAGATGAGGTAGATAGTATTTTAATTGATGAGGCACGGACTCCCTTAATTATTTCAGGTCCGGTCCAGGAAAAAAGTTCAGATTATCGAAAATTTAATCGAGTTATTCCTGCTTTAAAGCGCGAAGAAGATTATGAGATTGATGAAAAAAACAAACTTGTAACATTAACTGAAGCTGGTGTTAAGAAAGCAGAAAAGAAATTAAATGTAGATAATCTTTATTCAGAAGAAAATTTCAAGCTCAATCATCAGTTAAACCAGGCTTTAAAAGCCCATACTTTAATGAAAAAAGATAGAGATTATATAGTTAAAGATGGAGCTGTAAAAATAGTTGATGAATTTACTGGTAGAGTAATGGAAGGTCGCCGCTATAGTGAGGGTTTACATCAGGCTATAGAAGCTAAAGAAGGCGTAGAAGTTCAAAAAGGAAGCCAGACTTTTGCTAAGATTACTCTGCAGAACTTCTTTAGAATGTATGATAAACTTTCTGGAATGACAGGTACTGCAGAAACTGAGGAAGAAGAGTTTATTAAAATATATGATATGCCGGTAGTAGTTGTACCAACAAATGAACCAATGATTAGAGATGACAAATCTGATCTGGTGTTTACAAATAAAGAGGCTAAATATAAAGCTGTAATTAAAGAAATAAAAGGAAGATATGAAAAAGGTCAGCCGGTACTTGTTGGTACTGCTGATATAGAAAATTCGGAGATGTTAAGTCGAGAGCTTAAAAAAGAAAGAGTACCTCATGAAGTTTTAAATGCTA encodes the following:
- a CDS encoding bifunctional heptose 7-phosphate kinase/heptose 1-phosphate adenyltransferase, which translates into the protein MDNYQAEELIKYIKKFKDKKIMVLGDLIADKFIIADPERLSREAPVLILKHQQEKILPGGGANAAANIASLGAQVDLLGVVGDDLSAAALKKELNQRNIITDGIFKDSGRPTAEKTRILAGGEQIVRQQVVRVDKVKSFDISAELSDKLNSYLEKNIAESDAILFSDYGNGIFNQDTTSKFVKTAAAAGKYSAVDSRYQLPQFKGSVIATPNLEEASEIYGSQLKSQAEVEKAGLKMRKELELKYLLITQGGDGMTLFAPGDKIEHIPAANFSEVFDVTGAGDTVVGTLILALAAGAAVEIAIRIANYAAGIVVRKSGVAAVTAEELIREVNKNDS
- the rfaE2 gene encoding D-glycero-beta-D-manno-heptose 1-phosphate adenylyltransferase: MTAKIMELDELKAEIEAKKDAGELIVFTNGCFDILHVGHIRYLKKAAALGDKLVLAVNSDSSVKKLKGGNRPFVPEQERLEMLSALEMIDYLVLFSEIDCKALLEAIKPQIYVKGGDYRIEDLPEAETVYSYGGKIVLITEVKGKSTTNIIKKIRQSKDEK
- the sigH gene encoding RNA polymerase sporulation sigma factor SigH, with product MFKEKEEEEIIEMAQAGNDFAIEYLIDQNMDIVYAKARFFFIKGLDRDDVIQEGRVGLYKAIRDFKEGKGASFRGFSQLCVHRQLVSAIKKANRQKHMPLNTSASLDKSLDYGNETGRTFNEILPDEGEDLEKKFICQETLVTIMDELSEELTDLEWNVFMLYLNSQSYQEISDELEINVKTVDNALQRARKKIDDLREHYNLKGVVN
- a CDS encoding ComF family protein, which produces MKVLDVLKDLIYPEKPVCLACGRKYDHSEIEGICDRCLSRFSFITEACPICGREVVPAVLIEGQHCPECSEERPPYNFARSVFTYSGYAREVLLEYKYGHRPDLAGPFSQMLFLYYDEYFKDQNIDYLIPVPMHGERKNYRGYNQAARLAQALSKKIKIEYKDVISRVKDSLPLYTLTKKARKMELEGAFQLEEDTDSAIFKDKNILIIDDIITTGTTSSEISHFILKEMEAANVYVLTTASVPVKIE
- the hpf gene encoding ribosome hibernation-promoting factor, HPF/YfiA family, which codes for MKIMTYGKNIDVTPALKKHAEEKVRKLEKYFNGEPMEVQISMEVEKERHIVEVTAFVKGLILRGEEASGDMYASIDGVMDKLERQVRKYKTKIHDRYIEKKQEYKEEYKEKRKEQVLNHQLGNDEENVDTDVFEPQIVRTKRFPMKPMNVEEACMQMDLLDHDFFVFHNADTEETNVVYKRKDGHYGLIEPTFG
- the secA gene encoding preprotein translocase subunit SecA, whose protein sequence is MFEFLKNLFKDANEKELEKLEPIVEEINSLEPEMEALNNQELKAKTEEFKNRYQNGESLDQLLPEAFAVVREASKRSTEAGFRHYDVQLLGGIVLHQGKIAEMKTGEGKTLAATLPVYLNALSGKGVHVVTVNDYLAERDSEWMGQIYRFLGMSVGVILSGMSPAERREAYNCDITYGTNNEFGFDYLRDNMAYKEEDLVQREYHYAILDEVDSILIDEARTPLIISGPVQEKSSDYRKFNRVIPALKREEDYEIDEKNKLVTLTEAGVKKAEKKLNVDNLYSEENFKLNHQLNQALKAHTLMKKDRDYIVKDGAVKIVDEFTGRVMEGRRYSEGLHQAIEAKEGVEVQKGSQTFAKITLQNFFRMYDKLSGMTGTAETEEEEFIKIYDMPVVVVPTNEPMIRDDKSDLVFTNKEAKYKAVIKEIKGRYEKGQPVLVGTADIENSEMLSRELKKERVPHEVLNAKNHEREADIIKDAGQKNSITIATNMAGRGTDIVLGEGVVELGGLHVLGTERHESRRIDNQLRGRAGRQGDPGSSRFYVSLEDDLLRLFGSDKINGILDKLGVEEDQPVEHKLISNSIERAQQKVEGRNFDLRKAILEYDDILNKQREVIYEQRKTLLTTDELEEKIAGMLEQLLDDVMEMFISEDLHPDEWDLEGMFEYLHGIGLAKEINVDDLDSISKTDIKEKITLSSLAAYEAKREKVDSDRFNKIIKFLSLRVIDRKWMNHLDNMDELRQGIGLRAYGQKDPLTEYKFESFDMFNELTSSIREDIVETAFKVEVEEKERIPKEQINQRQLNYSSPETALEGQAKGRDKANAGNGSIGQNTVVKEEEPGRNDPCPCGSGKKYKKCCGR